One Mytilus trossulus isolate FHL-02 chromosome 5, PNRI_Mtr1.1.1.hap1, whole genome shotgun sequence DNA segment encodes these proteins:
- the LOC134719771 gene encoding zinc finger protein 239-like has product MSEGGDDLVTINGTLQKHINTLACKTHHKCDVCAREFSQSGDLKKHLRTHTGEKPYKCDVCAKAFSQSSHIKRHLITHSGEKPHECDVCFRKFTDLKRHMRTHTGEKPHTCNVCASEFSQGSQLKAHMSTHTGDSPHGCDVCGKGFRFLSYLQIHMRTHTGDKPHECDVCDKSFSQHGTLRIHMRTHTGDKPYNCGECGKGFSHRSNLQRHTRLHTGDKHDKPYDCDLCGKVFRNRRILRYHMTTHTGDKPNNCGECGKRFSNRMILREHMRTHIADKPYNCGECGKRFSNRMILREHMRTHIYRCYD; this is encoded by the coding sequence ATGTCAGAGGGAGGAGATGATTTAGTCACAATCAACGGTACTCTACAGAAACACATCAACACACTGGCTTGTAAAACACATCATAAATGTGATGTCTGTGCTAGGGAATTTAGTCAAAGTGGTGACTTAAAAAAACACCTGAGAACACATACTGGTGAAAAACCTTATAAATGTGATGTTTGTGCTAAAGCATTTAGTCAAAGTAGTCACATAAAGAGACACTTGATAACACATTCTGGTGAAAAACCTCATGAATGTGATGTTTGTTTTCGAAAATTTACCGACTTAAAGAGACATATGAGAACACATACTGGTGAAAAGCCTCATACATGTAACGTTTGTGCTAGTGAATTTTCTCAAGGGAGTCAACTAAAAGCACACATGAGTACACATACTGGAGATAGTCCTCATGgctgtgatgtatgtggtaaaggtTTTCGTTTTCTAAGTTATTTACAGATTCACATGAGAACTCATACAGGCGATAAACCCCATGAGTGTGATGTTTGTGATAAAAGCTTTAGTCAGCATGGAACTTTACGGATTCACATGAGAACTCATACAGGTGATAAACCTTATAACTGTGGTGAATGTGGTAAAGGGTTTAGTCACCGTAGTAATTTACAGAGACACACGAGACTACATACAGgggataaacatgataaacctTATGACTGTGATTTATGTGGTAAAGTGTTTCGTAATAGGCGAATTTTACGGTACCACATGACAACACATACAGGTGATAAACCTAATAACTGTGGTGAATGTGGTAAGAGGTTTAGTAATAGGATGATTTTACGTGaacacatgagaacacatataGCTGATAAACCTTATAACTGTGGTGAATGTGGTAAGAGGTTTAGTAATAGGATGATTTTACGTGaacacatgagaacacatataTACAGGTGTTATGACTGA
- the LOC134718142 gene encoding uncharacterized protein LOC134718142 has protein sequence MPKSSAEGYSCYKLKVDDVLWKKIRWNKDLTNRLCKGYCKDAASNYAYSGTVHTQCYCRETEPLAIQKVDDDKCTYTCPGDNGDICGDVDNGYRITVSKIDSAERYSCYKFDTLWGTPHRILNLTNGLCERNCNDAYSGTYRPYCYCRKTEPSAYYKVDDDECAIECPDRTTVTMTEKNTQGTSKPSVSTRVSAMTEFMNMITSDTSSAIATKSTHYTTQDLSSTTSQNANNDISSVIIETSTPGTTGIAYGYAK, from the exons ATGCCGAAAA GTTCTGCAGAGGGGTATTCATGCTATAAACTCAAAGTCGATGATGTATTATGGAAAAAAATTCGTTGGAATAAAGACTTAACTAACAGGTTATGTAAAGGTTACTGTAAAGATGCTGCTAGTAATTATGCATATTCTGGAACAGTT caCACACAGTGCTATTGTCGGGAAACGGAACCGTTGGCGATACAAAAAGTTGATGATGATAAATGTACTTATACATGTCCAGGTGACAATGGAGACATTTGTGGAGATGTCGACAACGGTTACCGGATTACTGTCTCAAAAATAG ATTCTGCAGAGAGGTATTCATGctataaatttgatacattATGGGGAACACCTCATCGGATTTTAAACCTAACTAACGGGTTATGTGAACGTAACTGTAATGATGCATATTCTGGAACATAT AGGCCATACTGCTATTGTCGGAAAACGGAACCGTCGGCGTATTACAAAGTTGATGATGATGAATGTGCTATTGAATGTCCAG ATCGAACAACTGTTACTATGACCGAGAAAAATACCCAAGGGACTAGTAAACCATCTGTGTCTACAAGAGTCTCAGCTATGACAGAGTTCATGAACATGATAACTAGCGACACATCATCGGCAATAGCTACGAAAAGTACGCATTATACTACACAGGATTTATCAAGTACAACATCTCAAAATGCAAATAATGATATTTCATCTGTTATTATTGAGACTTCAACACCAGGAACAACAGGTATTGCATATGGTTACGCAAAGTAA